A genomic region of Scyliorhinus canicula chromosome 4, sScyCan1.1, whole genome shotgun sequence contains the following coding sequences:
- the LOC119965328 gene encoding interferon regulatory factor 1-like isoform X1 — MPVARMRMRSWLELQINSNTISGLDWINKEKKMFQIPWKHAARHGWNMETDASLFRNWAIHTGRFRQGIDLPEPKTWKANFRCAMNSLPDIEEVKDRSVNKGSSAIRVYRMLPPLDRPKQKEKKSRSSKDSKSKSRKRDIKSKVKLEAQESVAPKLPIDHTTYTAPEQCASQEMVVDSTVNIGEFSPSESCSAEDQLTDWTMNAIVGESEDQVVSTCELYSFQISPMPSPAATSAADSFLTTDDVAEMANEMIQEPCQWEHSNIEGKGYLSNVMGTMPLTFFESDAKSNEQGTTSHLTLQDGSWPNSTGEFELRLHTDFRGVDLVNWLESANWPTGALISCT; from the exons ATGCCTGTGGCAAGAATGCGTATGAGATCCTGGCTGGAATTACAGATAAATTCTAATACAatttctggattggattggattaataAG GAAAAGAAGATGTTCCAGATTCCATGGAAACACGCCGCCCGCCATGGATGGAACATGGAAACAGATGCCAGTCTTTTCAGAAACTGGGCTATACATACAG GGAGGTTCAGACAAGGAATAGATTTACCTGAGCCTAAAACATGGAAAGCCAATTTCCGTTGTGCCATGAATTCACTGCCTGACATAGAGGAAGTGAAGGACAGGAGTGTCAATAAAGGCTCCAGTGCTATTCGGGTGTACAGAATGCTACCACCTCTTGACAGACCAAAGCAAAAAG AAAAGAAGTCTAGGTCATCAAAAGATTCAAAAAGCAAGAGCAGGAAAAGG GATATTAAGTCAAAGGTCAAACTAGAAGCACAAGAATCTGTTGCACCTAAACTACCAATTGATCACACCACATACACTGCACCAGAACAGTGTGCTTCACAGGAAATGGTGGTTGACAGCACAGTGAATATAGGAG AATTCTCTCCATCGGAATCATGCTCAGCGGAAGACCAACTGACTGATTGGACTATGAATGCAATAGTAGGAGAATCTGAAGATCAGGTTGTCAGCACATGTGAGCTGTACTCATTTCAGATCTCTCCCATGCCCTCCCCTGCAG CAACCAGTGCAGCAGACAGCTTTCTCACGACAGATGACGTTGCCGAG ATGGCAAACGAAATGATTCAGGAGCCCTGTCAATGGGAGCACAGTAACATTGAAGGGAAAGGCTATCTCAGCAACGTAATGGGAACAATGCCACTAACATTTTTCGAGAGTGATGCCAAATCCAACGAGCAAGGAACAACATCACACTTGACATTGCAGGATGGCAGTTGGCCAAATTCAACAG GCGAATTTGAATTGAGGCTTCATACAGACTTCAGAGGAGTAGACCTTGTCAACTGGCTTGAATCAGCAAACTGGCCAACTGGAGCTCTTATCAGTTGCACTTGA
- the LOC119965328 gene encoding interferon regulatory factor 1-like isoform X2, with protein sequence MPVARMRMRSWLELQINSNTISGLDWINKEKKMFQIPWKHAARHGWNMETDASLFRNWAIHTGRFRQGIDLPEPKTWKANFRCAMNSLPDIEEVKDRSVNKGSSAIRVYRMLPPLDRPKQKEKKSRSSKDSKSKSRKRDIKSKVKLEAQESVAPKLPIDHTTYTAPEQCASQEMVVDSTVNIGEFSPSESCSAEDQLTDWTMNAIVGESEDQVVSTCELYSFQISPMPSPAATSAADSFLTTDDVAEMANEMIQEPCQWEHSNIEGKGYLSNVMGTMPLTFFESDAKSNEQGTTSHLTLQDGSWPNSTGSFKA encoded by the exons ATGCCTGTGGCAAGAATGCGTATGAGATCCTGGCTGGAATTACAGATAAATTCTAATACAatttctggattggattggattaataAG GAAAAGAAGATGTTCCAGATTCCATGGAAACACGCCGCCCGCCATGGATGGAACATGGAAACAGATGCCAGTCTTTTCAGAAACTGGGCTATACATACAG GGAGGTTCAGACAAGGAATAGATTTACCTGAGCCTAAAACATGGAAAGCCAATTTCCGTTGTGCCATGAATTCACTGCCTGACATAGAGGAAGTGAAGGACAGGAGTGTCAATAAAGGCTCCAGTGCTATTCGGGTGTACAGAATGCTACCACCTCTTGACAGACCAAAGCAAAAAG AAAAGAAGTCTAGGTCATCAAAAGATTCAAAAAGCAAGAGCAGGAAAAGG GATATTAAGTCAAAGGTCAAACTAGAAGCACAAGAATCTGTTGCACCTAAACTACCAATTGATCACACCACATACACTGCACCAGAACAGTGTGCTTCACAGGAAATGGTGGTTGACAGCACAGTGAATATAGGAG AATTCTCTCCATCGGAATCATGCTCAGCGGAAGACCAACTGACTGATTGGACTATGAATGCAATAGTAGGAGAATCTGAAGATCAGGTTGTCAGCACATGTGAGCTGTACTCATTTCAGATCTCTCCCATGCCCTCCCCTGCAG CAACCAGTGCAGCAGACAGCTTTCTCACGACAGATGACGTTGCCGAG ATGGCAAACGAAATGATTCAGGAGCCCTGTCAATGGGAGCACAGTAACATTGAAGGGAAAGGCTATCTCAGCAACGTAATGGGAACAATGCCACTAACATTTTTCGAGAGTGATGCCAAATCCAACGAGCAAGGAACAACATCACACTTGACATTGCAGGATGGCAGTTGGCCAAATTCAACAG GCAGTTTTAAAGCATAG